Proteins from one Ricinus communis isolate WT05 ecotype wild-type chromosome 9, ASM1957865v1, whole genome shotgun sequence genomic window:
- the LOC8288284 gene encoding transcription factor GTE4: MATGPTNTSSNKKVYAQKLQTNYRNTSRIPQSTPPPPLSQQQQKPFDTVASDDDSSSHSHLPYNGRGNLLPGYVKLDDKVRISLNCGSKSVIRELKRKLVSELDQVRSLKKRLEAKETQFNGSNRTGGTLARVNSEVSYVGPTNSRPLQKLADNTSNNNHFENLDKEKKTSKVNHKKEKVLGSENIKKKLKTSNEPKKGGEGNIMGRCNREVFKKCEDLLEKLMKHQYGWVFNKPVDVKKLKLHDYFKIIKHPMDLGTVKSRLKKNWYKSPKEFAEDVKLTFNNAMKYNDKGQDAHIMADVLLKLFEEHWAIIEPEFINNERVDMGYDAGLPRPAPNRASAPPAPAPSPVLASAPLRKMPSESKILDRSESMTKPMNSSMKAANMATHEGRLPMSKKPKEIDPQRREMTFEEKQRLSADLLDMPSDKLDSVVQIIRKRNPGLCQQDDEIEVDIDSFDSETLWELDRLVNNHKKGLTKDSRIAEPTFQARGEAGHNIEETNLTSRAAEAPEESEAVDKFVVTSSIQREKQGDNVSRSSRSSSSSSDSGSSSNDSDSGSSSGYGSDAGQ, from the exons ATGGCTACAGGGCCAACTAATACCAGCAGCAACAAGAAAGTGTATGCCCAAAAACTCCAAACCAATTACCGAAATACCAGCCGTATCCCTCAGTCAACGCCGCCTCCGCCGCTGTCGCAGCAGCAGCAGAAACCCTTCGATACGGTGGCTTCCGACGACGATTCATCCAGTCACAGTCACCTCCCATACAATGGGAGAGGGAATTTACTACCCGGGTATGTCAAACTCGATGATAAAGTTAGAATTAGCTTGAATTGTGGATCGAAATCGGTTATTAGAGAATTGAAGAGGAAGTTAGTTAGTGAACTCGATCAAGTTAGAAGCTTAAAAAAGAGACTTGAAGCTAAAGAAACTCAATTTAATGGTAGTAATAGAACTGGTGGAACTCTTGCTAGGGTCAATTCTGAAGTTAGTTATGTGGGCCCCACAAATTCACGGCCTTTGCAGAAGTTAGCTGATAACACCAGtaataataatcattttgAGAATTTGgataaagagaagaaaactTCAAAGGTTAATCATAAGAAGGAAAAGGTTTTGGGTTCAGAGAATATTAAGAAGAAGTTGAAGACGAGTAATGAACCGAAGAAAGGAGGTGAGGGAAACATAATGGGTAGGTGTAACAGAGAGGTATTTAAAAAGTGTGAGGATTTGTTGGAGAAGTTGATGAAGCATCAGTATGGATGGGTGTTTAATAAACCTGTGGAtgtgaagaaattaaaattgcatgattattttaagattattaAGCATCCCATGGATTTGGGAACAGTGAAGAgtagattaaaaaagaattggtATAAGTCACCTAAGGAGTTTGCGGAGGATGTAAAATTGACTTTTAATAATGCTATGAAGTATAATGATAAAGGGCAGGATGCACATATCATGGCGGATGTGTTGTTAAAGTTGTTTGAGGAGCACTGGGCGATTATAGAGCCTgagtttattaataatgagaGGGTTGATATGGGTTATGATGCAGGTTTGCCTAGACCTGCTCCTAATAGAGCTTCAGCTCCTCCTGCTCCTGCCCCTTCCCCTGTCCTTGCTTCTGCTCCTCTGCGAAAAATGCCCTCAGAGAGTAAGATTTTGGATAGATCAGAATCTATGACAAAACCCATGAATTCTAGCATGAAGGCTGCAAATATGGCTACACATGAGGGTAGGCTACCCATGTCAAAGAAGCCTAAAGAAATAGATCCTCAAAGGAGAGAGATGACTTTTGAAGAGAAGCAGAGACTGAGTGCAGACCTACTGGATATGCCTTCAGACAAATTGGATAGTGTGGTACAGATTATTAGGAAGAGAAACCCTGGGCTTTGCCAACAAGATGATGAAATTGAGGTGGACATTGATAGTTTTGATTCTGAGACCCTATGGGAACTTGATAGGCTTGTGAATAATCACAAGAAGGGTTTAACCAAGGACTCAAGAATAGCTGAACCTACTTTTCAAGCAAGAGGAGAAGCTGGCCACAACATTGAGGAGACT AATCTGACCTCTAGGGCTGCTGAGGCACCAGAAGAATCTGAAGCTG TTGACAAGTTTGTAGTCACATCTTCTAttcaaagagaaaaacaaggTGACAATGTCAGCAGATCAAGTAGGTCAAGTAGCTCTAGCAGTGATTCTGGATCCTCTTCAAATG ATTCTGACAGTGGAAGTTCCTCTGGATATGGATCAGATGCAGGCCAATGA